Genomic segment of Paenibacillus sp. FSL R5-0623:
TTATCCGCAAAGGAGGAATTCATATGGCTGTAACTGAACCTCGTCTTACTCCCGATCCCGGAAATGCAAGACCTGATCTGGATCGGCAGAAGTCCCTGTGGTCCAGGATGTGGGAGCATCGTGCACTTTATGTTGCGATATCGCCGTTTTATATTCTGTTTGCGGTATTTGGCCTGTTCCCGATCGGGTTCTCACTCTATCTGGCTTTTCATAAATGGGATGGCATCGGTGTCATGACGTACAACGGGTTCAACAATTTCAAATACATGCTGACCGATGCCGAGTTCTGGCAAGCCGTGGGCAATACGTTCATGATCTGGATCTATTCGACGATTCCGATGCTCTTCTTCGCCCTGATTATTGCCTTTCTGCTGCATGCACCATTTGTGAAGTTCCGTACATTATTTCGGGTCGGTTATTTCCTGCCAAACGTCACGTCCATCGTGGCGGTGGCCATCATCTTCGGTGCCTTGTTTGCCAACAATTATGGCTTTCTCAATTATCTGTTGCAGTCGGTCGGGCTACCGGTTGTGGAGTGGCTAAATGCACCATGGGGCATTAAAGTCGCAATCTCCTCCATGGTGGTCTGGCGCTGGACCGGATATAACGCCGTCATCTATCTGGCCGGACTTCAAAGTATTCCGCAGACATTATACGAAGCGGCCAAGATTGACGGTGCATCAGCGATACAGTCCTTTTTCCGAATTACGATTCCGATGCTGCGTCCTGTGATCCTGTTTACGGTCATTACATCAACGATTGGCGGTATGCAGCTGTTCACCGAGCCACAAGTATTGGTAGGTAACGATGGTGGTGCGGGTGCAGCAGGTATGACGATTGTACTGTACCTCTACCGTGAATCCTTCATTAACAATTACTTCGGATATGGTGCTGCTGTTGGCTGGGGTATGTTCCTCATTATCGCCCTGTTCTCGATTGTGAACTGGAAGCTTGTTCAAGGCAAATCATCCTGATGTGATAAGGGGGAGCGCACATGGCGACCAAACACCTCAAATCGCTGGTGTTGTATACCGGTCTTATCGGGGGCATGCTCATATCCATGTTCCCGTTCTATTGGCTGATTGTAATGTCCACCCGGACAACGTCCGATATCTACAAGTTCCCGCCCCAGCTCTGGTTCGGGGGTGAACTGTGGAATAACATCACGCGGGTGTTGCAGCAGATTGATTTCTGGGGAGCTTTTCTGAATACGTTGTTTGTGTCAGGCCTCGTAACGATCCTGGTGCTGTTTTTTGACTCACTGGCGGGATTTGCGTTTGCGAAGTTTGAATTCCCCGGCAAAAAGTGGCTCTTCATCCTGCTACTCGCCACCATGATGGTACCTTCACAGCTGTCGCTGGTGCCTTCCTTCGTGCTGATGGCCACGTTCGGCTGGGTCGGTTCCTTCAAAGCTCTTATTATTCCGGGCATGGTGAACGCCTTCGGCATCTTCTGGATTCGCCAATATGCCACGGAGTCCATTCCGAACGATCTGCTGGATGCAGGCCGGATCGACGGCTGTAATTTCTTCCGTCTCTATTGGAACGTGGCGCTGCCAATCTTGCGACCTGCCTTTGCTTTCCTCGGCGCGTTCACCTTTATCGGCGTATGGAATGACTACCTGTGGCCTTTGATCGTCCTGACAGATGAACGCAAGTATACGTTGCAGATTGCGTTGTCTCAATTGAACGGACTGTATAATACAGACTATGCCATGGTTATCGCGGGTACATTGCTCGCCGTTATTCCGCTCATCGTTATGTTCCTGTTCATCAGCCGCCAGTTTATCTCGGATATCGCGGCAGGAGCAGTGAAGGACTAAGATTATGGCATTTTGATCCATCCCTCAAGTCTGATATTCTTATCTATAGATGAAATAACAGATGCCATATAAGTTGGATGAATAGTGTCACGTGCACGAAGGGGACAGAAAGGGCCTGAAGAAATGGAATGTTCGCATTTGTAACCAAATTTCTCCCTTTGAAGAGGGGATCAAAGAAATTTGGGGATAACGGCGATCGGAAGGCTTTCTGTACCCGAAGTGTTAACGTGTAACAGCATTCATTCACTTATATATTTAAGAAAGAGGGATGACAAAATGGCTTCTTCACCCTATATGATCGGCGTAGATATCGGCACGACCTCCACCAAGGCCGTCTTGTTCGAACAGAACGGAACCATTGTGGCTCAAGGCAGTGCCGATTATCCGCTACACACCCCCACACCTGCGATTGCGGAGCAGGATGCGGAAGATATTTTCAAAGCAGTCATCGAGTCCGTTAAACAGGCCACGTCCAAAGCGGGAGTGAAGCCAGAGGACATCCTGTTTGTATCCTTCAGCTCGGCCATGCACAGCATTCTGCCAGTCGATCAACACGGCAAACCACTAATGCGGGCCATGACATGGGCAGATAATCGGAGTGCCGAGTGGACCGAAGTGCTCAAATCGGAGATGAATGGTCACGAAATCTATCTGAGAACAGGTACACCCATTCATCCGATGTCCCCTCTCACCAAGATCATGTGGCTCACCCGGGATCAACCGGAACTGTTCAGACAGACGTACAAATTCATATCCATGAAAGAATATGTTTTCTATAAATTATTTTCTGAATACGTCATTGACCACTCGATGGCCTCCGCCACCGGACTCATGAATCTGGAGAAACTCGACTGGGATGCAGAAGCGCTGCATGTGGCGTGCATTACGCCGGAACACCTGTCCCGATTGGTCCCAACCACACATGTGCTGAAACAGGGACTGCACCCGGAGTACGCCAAGGAGATGGGCATTGCGGTCACCACACCGTTTGTCATCGGGGCCAGTGATGGTGTGCTTTCCAACTTGGGCGTGAACGCCATTGATCCGGGCGTCGTGGCCGTGACCATTGGTACCAGTGGAGCGATTCGTACGGTCGTGGACAAACCAGTGACCGATCCAAAAGGACGTTTCTTCTGTTACGCGCTCACTGAGGATGCCTGGGTCATTGGCGGGCCGGTGAATAACGGCGGTGTTATTTTCCGCTGGATTCGGGACGAGTTTGCAGCTTCTGAGGTCGAGACCGCGAAGCGACTTGGCATCGATCCATATGAAGTGCTCACTCGTGTTGCCGAAAATGTACCTCCCGGTTCGGAAGGTCTCTTGTTCCATCCGTACATGACAGGTGAGCGGGCTCCGCTCTGGAATCCGAACGCACGCGGCTCGTTCTTCGGCCTGACGCTGCACCATAAGAAGGAACATATGATTCGTGCTGCACTTGAGGGTGTGTTGTTTAACCTGTACACGGTCATGCTGGCGATTGAAGAAAAGATTGGTCGGCCGAAAAAAATCCAAGCCACAGGCGGCTTCGCCCGCTCTGAGTTGTGGCGTCAGATGATGGCCGATATTTTCGATCAGGATGTCATCATCCCCGAAAGTATCGAAAGCTCCTGCCTCGGCGCAGCTGTACTGGGCTTGTACGCCCTTGGCCGCATCGATTCCCTGAGTGCCGTCTCCGGCATGATCGGATCAACACATCGGCACCAGCCTGACTCGGAAAGTGTCCGCGTCTACCGTGAACTGCTGCCGATCTTCATCCGCATCTCCCGCAAATTCGAAGAAGAGTATGCAGATATCGCTGCTTTTCAGAATAAGACGATGCAAAGGTAAGGATGACGTGCATGTACGTTTATGAAGACCCTCCCGCCATGTTTTAGACATGCGGGAGGGTCTTTTTCATTTACATATCTTCATGTACGGTTTTTATGTACCAATTTTCTTGCAGAAACTGTGTTATTGGATAGATGAAGCCTTCGTCCTCAGTGCCTTTCAAATTAGCTAAATATGCCACACAAAAAAAGCCCCACAGTTCGAAAGACTGTGAGGCTTCTGCGCTATTACTGATTATACTTGCTGAACGCATTCTGATCGGCCTGTACATTCTCCAGATACACAATCTGGCCCGCATCATTTACACGCGCGATATCAATGCCTGCTTTGGCATATACCGTACCGTCTGCAGCTTGTCCGCATACCGCCCAGTTAGTTTGGTAGCTGCCGTCAGGCTGTTGCACCCACGCGTCCCACATATGTTTTACATCCTTATTGTATTCGTAGAAAGCCTTCATGAAACCATCGAATCCTGTTCGACTGGTGCCGTTAAGCACAATCTCTGCGTCCGGTGTAAACAGGGACAACAAATCCTCCATGGCACGCTCGTCTGTACGTGAAGCATCAAATAAACGGAAATAGTTGTTCAACAGTGTAGTGGTACTTGTGGTACTCATTCATATTCCTCCTAGAATAAAAAATCCGATTTCCAATCTTTAAGTTCGAATATTTTCGAACTAATTAAAAAGAAATGTATCATACTTCTTATACTCCCCGCAAGAGATAGTTCGATATTTTTCAAACATTGAAAGAGAAAGCCGAATGTGCTAACGTCATAGATATGAGAACTCCAACGATACCTATGGCTTCGGAATTCAAGCTGACCACGGTCTGCAATGCATTGGGTGATCCAATACGCATGAAAATTGCACACTGTCTGGCCAGCTCTGGCGAGAAAAACTGTTCCGCCTTCGAAGTAGACCATATTTCCAAATCCACGTTGTCCCATCACATCAAAATTTTGCGTGAAGCAGGCGTGATCCAGCCGCGTATTGTAGGTAAACAGCACTTTTATTCCCTACGAAAGGAAGAACTAAATACGCGTTTTCCAGGACTAGTCGAGATGATTCTGAATACATCCGCGGAATACGCACATTAAGCAGGTCTGAGATAGAATAATCACAATGATCATGATCGCAATTCCCATATAAGGAGGCTAACCATATGGACAAAAAAGCGGCAAAGATACTGCTGAGCACATTCTGGGGAGGCGGCGGCTGGAAAACAACCTCTCTACCCTTCTCCGGGGAGGAATTTGAATATGCCAAGAGCAAAGGCGTTATGTTCGACCCACTCACGATCACGCATGATGAGATTGTCCAGCGTCTGTACGCCATGCATCAGGATGACTCCTTCAAGGAACGCGTGATTTCGGCCTTTCTACATAGTCTGTCCACCAAAAAAGTCTACCTGCGCAGCGCATTATCCAGCTGGGCTTTAACATCGAAGATGCCTTTACATACCTATACGGAACGCCCTGCCCTTCATCCTAACACCAGTGCCTGTGGGGATTGTAACTTCCTGCGTTTGCAGTCAGACAAGGAATATTCCAACGTCGACTTAAACGTCCTGAACTTTGAACGGATCAAGTGGGGCGGCGTACGGCATGGCTGGCTTATCTATTGCCTAATGGATTTGGAATTACTGCTTCAGGACAACAATGCGAACTATGAAGTAACTCCTGAAGACCAAGCCATCCTGGTCAACCTGCTTGAAGAAGCTCAGACGGAAGACCCCAAAGACAGTGCTCGCTCACTGGAGAAAAAGTGGAAGGATCTCTTCCCTTCCAGCAAACAGGAGCGCGATGCACTGCTGGAAATCTGGGCGGCAGCAGGCATACTGGTTCCTGGAGATAAACCGAGAAAACGCAAAGGTGGTTCCAGCGATTTTGTCTTTGCAGCAACCTGGCAAGGTGATGATGGATATCATGCAGAAGCCGTAAAACATTATTTTGGCTCCTATCTTCCTCAAATGCGATAAAACCTGAACTTTTGCTCACCTTTGCGTGCGTCTGGTTACAATAATGACATCGACAGATTTCCTGTTTAACTCGTATAATAAGGGGAAATTGGTAGATGGGAGTGAAACAAGCGAGTTTATGGTATACATACTGGCTTTTATAGTGTCTTTTGCTGTCGTGGTTCTGCTTATTCCGCCGCTTGGTCGACTGGCTCATCGGCTCGATTTTGTGGACAAGCCTCGAGAAGATGTGGAGCGTAAGCTGCACAGGCAACCTATCCCACTCACGGCGAGTTACGCGATATTTACTGGATTTTTCCTGACATACATTGCTCTGACGAAAGAAATCACATGGGAAACGGCGGCCCTGGTCGCTGGTGGTATGCTTCTGCTAACGATTGGTACCGTCGACGACTGGTACAAAACAAAAGGCAAAGATTTTCCTGCCCTGCCCAAGATGCTCGTACAGGTCTCTGCGGCAGTACTCGTATTTGCTTCAGGTATTGCGTTCACCGGATTCGTGAATCCCTTCAACGCGGAATATGTCATGCTTCCAATCTGGCTGCAATTCATTCTAACGATCCTGTGGATCTTCGGGGTGACAACAGTCATCAACTTCTCGGACGGCATGGACGGACTGGCTGGCGGATTATCGGCCATCTCGGCGATTACCCTGTTCATCGTGGCCCTTGCCAAAGGCCAAAGTGATTCTGCACTCATGTCGATCATTCTGGTCGGTGTGACGATCGGTTATCTAAAGTACAACAAAGCTCCTGCCAAAGTGTTCATGGGCGATGCAGGTGCTACGTTCCTCGGCTTCATTCTGGCGGTTATTGCTCTGGATGGTGCATTCAAACAAGCAACCATGTTGTCCATTTTCATTCCGATTCTGGCGCTGGGTGTACCGATCTTTGATAACATCTTTGTCGTTATTAAACGCTTCATTCAAGGTAAAGCGATCTATCAGGCCGATGCAAGTCAAGCTCATTATCGACTGCTGCGTGCCGGATTGAATCATAAACAGGTTGTTGCTGTGCTCTATCTCGTCAGCACTTGTCTGTGTCTGTCCTCCATTATTTTAATGTTGGTGGAAATGTAATTATCCGCAACAAAAGCGGTCATATCGGAAAAACAAAGAGACGAGTCCAAGATTTCTTGGCTCGTCTCTTTGCTATGCTTATATGGTTCGGCGTTCATAGGCTCCCACTTATCTCGAAGCTACGGGTGGCAACGATTGTGTCTGTTGCTGCCGACCTGTCCATCCTGGCCGATCGAGTTCGATGAGACGGCGGTATCGCTCTTCTCCAGACAGCAATTGTTCGTGAGAACCCTGCATGGCAATTTTTCCATTTTCCATAAAAATAAGTTCGTCCATCTGTTCCGCACCAATCAGGTGATGGGTGACCCAGATCATCGTTTTGCCTTGCAAGCTGTCCAGGATAGTCCGCATCAGTTCGCGTTCCGTCACCGGATCAAGCCCTACGGTTGGTTCATCCAATATAATAACAGGTGTCTCCCGGAGCAGTACCCGGGCCAGAGCGATCCGTTGCCTTTCCCCACCAGAGAAACGCAGCCCCGTCTCCAGCATCGGTGTATCATATCCCTGCGGCAAGGATTCGATCAGACCGGATAACCCTACTTGGGCGGCCACCTGACGAATCTCCTCATCCGTTGCATGTGGACGACCAATCCGCAAATTATTGGCTACCGTGGTGTCGAACAGGTGTGGGCTCTGATTCAGCACTGCGATGACATCAGTGACACTCTCACCCAAGGTCTGCACAGGCATATTATTGATCAGAACTTTCCCCGCAGACGGAAGTAATGCCCCCTGAATCAGCTTCAACAAGGTCGATTTGCCACCGCCGCTTCGTCCAAGAATAGCTAATCGTTTGCCTTGTGGCAGATGAAGGGATACGTCCTGTACGGCGTAGGAATCATCCGTTGCATAACGGTAACTTACGCGATTAATCTCGATGTCTGCTCTGAGTTTGGGTGGAATGCGAAGACGAATTCGTCTGTCCGGGATAACATTTGCAGCTGGCAAGGACTCCGATGGCTGTCCAGCCAATCCGTTGCCGTTTTTTACTACAGAGATCGATTCGCCCGTTCCGTCAGCATCACCGGCTCCATTTTGCAACGGAAGATGCCCTTTCCCTTCGAGCTGCTTCAAGCGATCCAGCGATTCTCGATACTGTGGAAGATGCTCCACCGCATCCCCTACAGGCACAAGTGTTTCCGTAAGTGGAAATAACACCAGCACAAAAGCAGCAATCATCACGGCAGGTAATTGTCCAATAGCAGTGGCATTTCCCGCCCATAGCGTAACCGATACCACCAGCAGGCCAATGACACACTGGGCCATCAGATCACGCCAGCGTGTCCAGCGCCGCAACTTGCGACGAACTGCGTCGACCTGTTCTTCCGCCTCTTCCTGCTGCTGAACAAATTCCGCTGCTCGTCCACTTGCAAGCCAATCTCCCAGTCCAAGTACACCGTCAGTCAGACGGGTATACAACGTGCTGTTTTCCTTTTTCAGCCGCACACGCCATTTCCACGTCACTTTCAGAGAGATTACAGGTAACACGGCAACGAGAAATAACATATACAAGCCCATCCACACCGCAAATCCCAGATCAATACTGCCAAAGGAAATCACAGCCCCACCATACATCACGAGCGCCGTAACCGCAGGGAAGACTGTACGCAGATAAATATCCTGCAACCGCTCCACATCATCGGCGAGTGCTCCAAGTACATCCCCGGTCTGCATGCGAGAGCGCAGGAACAGGGCCTGCGGCTCCAGAATGCGATATAACTTCACCCGTTGATCGGCCAACACCCGCAGTACGGCATCATGTCCTGCCAATCGCTCGATATATCGAAAGACAGCGCGGAATATCCCAAATGCACGTACCCCAACAATAGGTACATACACCATCAGAATATTTTCAGGACGCAGTGCAGACTTGGAGATCAGAAATCCGGAGGTGAACAGCAGCAGTACCGCACACAGTGCAGCACAAGTGCCTAGCGCAATGACTGCAATGAATCTCCAGCGGTACTGTGCCACATACGGAGCGATCCAGCTATTTTTTTCTTTTACGTTACGGACGTTCTCCATATGTTCATATCCGGGCTTCATTTTATATCGCCTCCATCTGGGCCTGAATCATCTGATAATATACGCCTTGTCGTGCCAGTAACTCCTGATGCGTTCCCGTCTCTGCCACCGTGCCGCCATCCATGACAATAATCCGATCCATATGTGGCATCCAGTGCAGACGATGGGTAGCCAAAAATACAAGTTTACCTTCAAACAGCGGCAGCATCGTCTGTTTCAGTTCATACTCTGTTTCCACATCCAGATGTGCTGTCGGTTCATCAAGCAACAGGATGTTTCGTTGACTAAGCAAAGCTCTTGCCAGCGCCACCCGTTGCTCCTGCCCACCACTGAGCTGTCTGCCCCCAGCGCCAATGGGCTCATGCAGCCCACCGGATAATGAGATCAGAAGCTTGGTTAATCCGGCAGCGCTGACTGCCTTCGCCACTTCTTCATCCGAAGCCTCCGGCATGTAGAAACGAACGTTATCCGCCAGACTTCCGCTGAAAATATACGGATGCTGCGGGATGGCTGCCGTCTGTGTTCGCCAGGATTCAAGCATATCCTGTGTCACAGGATGTCCGTTAGCCAGTACTTGACCCGAAGTGGGCAACTGGAAACCAGCCAATACATCAATCAACGTGGATTTGCCTGCTCCGCTGGCGCCAATAATACCGATTTTGCCAAGACCCGTGATCTGAAATGTGACATCCTTTAGCGAATAAGGACCTTCATCATCATGCCGTACCTGTACATCCGTTAGTGCCAACCTGTTATTCTCATTCCAAGAGAACACCGAGGAAGAGGAAGAAGCAAGCTCAGGAGTAGTAGAAACAGAAGCAGAAGCAGGATCAGGAGCAAAATGCCCCGCAGCCGTTTTATCATTCAACACGACACGTATGGTCGAAGTAGCGGTTTTCCTTTTACCCGAAGATAATGATGGTGTAGATCCTGCTTCATCCTCTGCCGTAACCGCATGCGCAACAACATGGGTATAGGCTTCCTTCTGTTTCTGTTCAGCGGCTCTACCCCGTTCGATCACCTGATTAATGGCCGCTCCGGCTTCCTTACCATCCAATGTGGCATGATAATCAGCGCCAAGCATACGTACAGGCAGGAAATATTCGGGTGCCAGAATCAGTACCGTCAAAGCAGGGCCGAGCAGCATATGCCCCTCCGTCAGACGTAATCCCAGACCAACTGCTACGGAAGCAACGGACAACATTGTGAAGAAGTCGAGGGCAAACGAAGAAAGAAAGGCCATGCGCAAGGTAGACATCGTCGCTTTCCGATACCGCTGACTAACCCGCAGAATGGACCCTTCGTGTGTTTTGCTTTGTCCCAATGTTTTCAGCGTCTCCAGACCACGCAAGGTATCGACAAAATGGTTAGCGAGTGCCTTGTAGGATCTGAATTGTCCGTCTATCTTACGCTGAGCTGCGAGGCCAATCAGAATCATGAACACGATCAGGATTGGGAGTGTCAGCATCAGAATAACCCCGGACATCAGATCCAGCTTGAACACATACAGCAGAATGACGATGGGTGTGAATCCTATGCCCAGCATGCGAGGAATGAATAGTTCGAGATACGTCTTGTATTGTGCTGTTCCCTCACGTGCCAGTGTAACCAGATGTCCTGTGCCCTCCGTCTTGGCATAACGCGGTCCAAGTCTGAACCACTGCTCCACCATCTGTCTGCGCAGATCAGTCCCTGTCTTCTCCGCATATCGTGAAGTCACGAGTTGTAACCAGAAGGATAGGGCGTAGCGGGCGGCAAAAGAAGCCAGGAACAACAGCAGTACCGGGTACTGCTCCGTTACAGATGAACCTTCAAACAATGCCGTGATGGCCTGTGCCAGCCATTTGGCTTGCATAATGATCGTCATCGCCTGCAACAGTACCAGCGCGGATGCCAGCGCCAGTACAGGCCGGATGCCCGGCAGCTTCAGCAGCCCCCGTCCCATATCAGTACTCCAGGTGGTGCTGCTCGTTCAGGCGTTTGCGGAAGATATAATAACTCCAGATCTGATAGCCGAGGACAAACGGCAGCAATGTGCAAGCTACAATGGTCATTACTTTCAATGAATAAGCACCCGATGCGGCATTGTATACAGTCAGGTCATACGCCGCTCCAAAGGAACTCACCATCACTCTTGGGAACAAACCGATAAATACCGAGGCAAAGGCAATGGCAATCACTGCCCCTGTCATACCAAAAGCCCAGCCTTCACGCTTCTGACGAACAAAGTAGGCCGCAAGTGCAAGCGAAACTGCGCCAAGTACAACCATGATCCAAAGAGCCCAGCCGCGTACGGCGAACACATCGGTCATGAAATACGTCATTAACGCGTAAACAGCGAGTAGTGCAGCCAGCGGCAGCATCAATATTTGTGCTGTCTTCAAGGCACGCTCTCTGAGATCACCTACTGTCCGTAGTGAGGCAAACAGCAATCCATGCACCAGACATAACAGGGTTACGCTCAAGCCGCCAATTACGGTGTACGGATTAACAATATCGAGGAATCCTGCACGCAATTGCATCTCCCCATCAATGGGCAGACCTTTCATCAACGTGGCAAAGACCACGCCGAACAGGAAAGGCAAGAGCGCGCTGGAGACCACAATGATGATGTCCCACGTTCTGCGCCAGCGCTGCTGTTTCATTTTACTGCGGAATTCGAAAGCAACTCCGCGACCAATCAAGGCGAGCAACACCACTACAAGTGGCAGGTAAAAACCACTAAACAACGTCGCATACCAGTGCGGGAAGGCGGCAAACATCGCGCCCCCCGCCGTAATCAGCCATACTTCGTTACCATCCCAGAACGGACCAATCGAGTTGATCAGGGTCCGGCGTTCACGGTCTGTTTTGGCAATAATGCCTGTGGACATCCCCACACCAAAATCAAAACCTTCCAAAAAGAAGAAACCGACAAACAATACGGCAATCAGCAGAAACCACAACTCACTTAGTGACAACGGAATAACCTCCATCCACGCCGAACGGATCGGCCGATTCATCGTGATCTTCCGGCTTCTCGACCGCAAATGGTCCTGCCTTGATCTCACGTACGAACAGGTATACCATCACGATTCCGAGAACCTTATACGCAGCGGTAAAAGCGATGGTCGAGAACAGGATCATGCCTGCGGATACGTTTGGTGAAACCCCGGCTTCGGTAGTCATATAACCAAATACCGTCCATGGCTGTCTTCCAACCTCGGTCATGATCCAACCTGACGTATTGGCGATAAACGGCAAAGATATGGCAAATACCATCAGACGCATAAACCAATTTCCAGCGACCTCCAGCTTCTTACGCATGGCCAGAAACGTACCGTATAGCGCCAGTGCAATCATCAATCCACCGGCTGCAATCATAATTCGGAAACTCCAGAACGTTGTCCGTACCGGCGGGATGTAGTCCCCCGGTCCATACGTCTGCTCATACTCGGCCTGAAGCTCCTTCATGCCTTTGACACTACCGGAGAACTTGCTGTAAGACAGGTAACTGAGTAATCCGGGGATTTTGATCTCACCCGTGTTCTCCTGTTTATCCGGATCGATAAAGGCGACCACCGTCCATGGGGCCGGATCTTCTGTCGTTGTCCATGTGCCCTCACTGGCTGCCATCTTCATCGGCTGTGTCTCCACCAGATATTGCGCCTGGAAGTGCCCCGAGAAAGCGACACCGATTGAAGAAACCAGAGCGATAATGATCGCAATATTAAACGATTTGCGGAAGATCTCCACATCCTGCTTTTTCATCAATTTGTAGGCACTAATACCCGTTACAACGAAGGCCCCTGTCATCAATGCCCCAAAGATTGTATGTGGGAACTCAACGAGAAGCTGACCATTTGTGATGAGTGCAAAGAAATCATTCATCTCGGCTCGGCCGTTGTTAATCTCAAACCCGACAGGATGCTGCATAAATGAATTAGCTGCCAGAATCCACAGCGCGGACAGGAATGTGCCGACAAATACCAGCCAGATGCAAGCCAGATGCACTTTTTTGGACAAACGATCCCATCCAAATATCCACAAACCAATAAATGTAGACTCCATAAAAAACGCGAGTAACGCTTCAATAGCCAGTGGCGCACCGAACACGTCCCCCACGAACCGAGAGTACTCAGAC
This window contains:
- a CDS encoding MraY family glycosyltransferase, whose translation is MVYILAFIVSFAVVVLLIPPLGRLAHRLDFVDKPREDVERKLHRQPIPLTASYAIFTGFFLTYIALTKEITWETAALVAGGMLLLTIGTVDDWYKTKGKDFPALPKMLVQVSAAVLVFASGIAFTGFVNPFNAEYVMLPIWLQFILTILWIFGVTTVINFSDGMDGLAGGLSAISAITLFIVALAKGQSDSALMSIILVGVTIGYLKYNKAPAKVFMGDAGATFLGFILAVIALDGAFKQATMLSIFIPILALGVPIFDNIFVVIKRFIQGKAIYQADASQAHYRLLRAGLNHKQVVAVLYLVSTCLCLSSIILMLVEM
- the gntK gene encoding gluconokinase, whose amino-acid sequence is MASSPYMIGVDIGTTSTKAVLFEQNGTIVAQGSADYPLHTPTPAIAEQDAEDIFKAVIESVKQATSKAGVKPEDILFVSFSSAMHSILPVDQHGKPLMRAMTWADNRSAEWTEVLKSEMNGHEIYLRTGTPIHPMSPLTKIMWLTRDQPELFRQTYKFISMKEYVFYKLFSEYVIDHSMASATGLMNLEKLDWDAEALHVACITPEHLSRLVPTTHVLKQGLHPEYAKEMGIAVTTPFVIGASDGVLSNLGVNAIDPGVVAVTIGTSGAIRTVVDKPVTDPKGRFFCYALTEDAWVIGGPVNNGGVIFRWIRDEFAASEVETAKRLGIDPYEVLTRVAENVPPGSEGLLFHPYMTGERAPLWNPNARGSFFGLTLHHKKEHMIRAALEGVLFNLYTVMLAIEEKIGRPKKIQATGGFARSELWRQMMADIFDQDVIIPESIESSCLGAAVLGLYALGRIDSLSAVSGMIGSTHRHQPDSESVRVYRELLPIFIRISRKFEEEYADIAAFQNKTMQR
- a CDS encoding sugar ABC transporter permease, coding for MWSRMWEHRALYVAISPFYILFAVFGLFPIGFSLYLAFHKWDGIGVMTYNGFNNFKYMLTDAEFWQAVGNTFMIWIYSTIPMLFFALIIAFLLHAPFVKFRTLFRVGYFLPNVTSIVAVAIIFGALFANNYGFLNYLLQSVGLPVVEWLNAPWGIKVAISSMVVWRWTGYNAVIYLAGLQSIPQTLYEAAKIDGASAIQSFFRITIPMLRPVILFTVITSTIGGMQLFTEPQVLVGNDGGAGAAGMTIVLYLYRESFINNYFGYGAAVGWGMFLIIALFSIVNWKLVQGKSS
- a CDS encoding metalloregulator ArsR/SmtB family transcription factor — encoded protein: MRTPTIPMASEFKLTTVCNALGDPIRMKIAHCLASSGEKNCSAFEVDHISKSTLSHHIKILREAGVIQPRIVGKQHFYSLRKEELNTRFPGLVEMILNTSAEYAH
- the cydC gene encoding thiol reductant ABC exporter subunit CydC, encoding MKPGYEHMENVRNVKEKNSWIAPYVAQYRWRFIAVIALGTCAALCAVLLLFTSGFLISKSALRPENILMVYVPIVGVRAFGIFRAVFRYIERLAGHDAVLRVLADQRVKLYRILEPQALFLRSRMQTGDVLGALADDVERLQDIYLRTVFPAVTALVMYGGAVISFGSIDLGFAVWMGLYMLFLVAVLPVISLKVTWKWRVRLKKENSTLYTRLTDGVLGLGDWLASGRAAEFVQQQEEAEEQVDAVRRKLRRWTRWRDLMAQCVIGLLVVSVTLWAGNATAIGQLPAVMIAAFVLVLFPLTETLVPVGDAVEHLPQYRESLDRLKQLEGKGHLPLQNGAGDADGTGESISVVKNGNGLAGQPSESLPAANVIPDRRIRLRIPPKLRADIEINRVSYRYATDDSYAVQDVSLHLPQGKRLAILGRSGGGKSTLLKLIQGALLPSAGKVLINNMPVQTLGESVTDVIAVLNQSPHLFDTTVANNLRIGRPHATDEEIRQVAAQVGLSGLIESLPQGYDTPMLETGLRFSGGERQRIALARVLLRETPVIILDEPTVGLDPVTERELMRTILDSLQGKTMIWVTHHLIGAEQMDELIFMENGKIAMQGSHEQLLSGEERYRRLIELDRPGWTGRQQQTQSLPPVASR
- a CDS encoding carbohydrate ABC transporter permease, whose product is MATKHLKSLVLYTGLIGGMLISMFPFYWLIVMSTRTTSDIYKFPPQLWFGGELWNNITRVLQQIDFWGAFLNTLFVSGLVTILVLFFDSLAGFAFAKFEFPGKKWLFILLLATMMVPSQLSLVPSFVLMATFGWVGSFKALIIPGMVNAFGIFWIRQYATESIPNDLLDAGRIDGCNFFRLYWNVALPILRPAFAFLGAFTFIGVWNDYLWPLIVLTDERKYTLQIALSQLNGLYNTDYAMVIAGTLLAVIPLIVMFLFISRQFISDIAAGAVKD
- a CDS encoding nuclear transport factor 2 family protein, with protein sequence MSTTSTTTLLNNYFRLFDASRTDERAMEDLLSLFTPDAEIVLNGTSRTGFDGFMKAFYEYNKDVKHMWDAWVQQPDGSYQTNWAVCGQAADGTVYAKAGIDIARVNDAGQIVYLENVQADQNAFSKYNQ